One region of Triticum aestivum cultivar Chinese Spring chromosome 6B, IWGSC CS RefSeq v2.1, whole genome shotgun sequence genomic DNA includes:
- the LOC123137592 gene encoding vacuolar-sorting protein BRO1-like has protein sequence MSRPLPPMLSVPEKKTAAAELFRDRHFFNSPVFTDLRDARASLSAPNPQTQPPSSSRALLLRYHRLLSSARDDPCAFDENLAFTWHDAFRPNLKHTSASLRFEKAAVVFNVGAASSRIAAAVDRAAEGGVKEACGEFQRAAGAFRAVGQMMEGEEGTVDMSPEAAAMLEQLMLAQAQECCFERALAAGTSPAACSKVARRAALYYEEAYAALVIPPLQNHFERSWLSHVQLKAAQFNAEACYRYAIELHDKMEIGEEIARLQFGINAVVDAKRTARGAPASLYDSVSRLEQDMNQNLEKAVNENNRIYLMRVPAAKLLSPLPSASLVRSASKSEILDAKAETGLQSS, from the exons ATGTCGCGGCCGCTCCCCCCGATGCTCTCCGTCCCGGAGAAGAAgacggccgccgccgagctctttCGCGACCGCCACTTCTTCAACTCCCCCGTCTTCACCGATCTCCGCGACGCCCGCGCCTCCCTCTCTGCCCCAAACCCCCAAACCCAGCCCCCCTCCTCCAGCCGCGCCCTCCTCCTCCGCTACCACCGCCTCCTCTCCTCCGCGCGCGACGACCCCTGCGCCTTCGACGAAAACCTAGCCTTCACCTGGCACGATGCCTTCAGGCCCAACCTCAAGCACACCTCCGCATCCCTCCGGTTCGAGAAGGCCGCCGTCGTGTTCAACGTCGGCGCGGCCTCCTCTAGGATCGCGGCGGCCGTGGACCGGGCGGCGGAGGGAGGGGTCAAGGAGGCGTGCGGGGAGTTCCAGCGCGCGGCAGGGGCGTTCCGTGCGGTGGGGCAGATGATGGAGGGGGAGGAGGGGACGGTGGATATGAGCCCGGAGGCCGCGGCGATGCTGGAGCAGCTCATGCTCGCGCAGGCGCAGGAGTGCTGCTTCGAGCGTGCTCTCGCGGCAGGAACGTCGCCGGCGGCGTGCTCCAAGGTGGCCAGGCGG GCTGCCTTGTACTACGAAGAAGCGTATGCTGCACTGGTTATCCCTCCATTGCAGAACCACTTTGAAAGATCATGGTTGTCTCACGTCCAGTTGAAGGCTGCTCAATTCAATGCAGAAGCTTGCTATCGGTATGCTATTGAATTGCATGACAAGATGGAAATTGGCGAGGAGATAGCTCGATTGCAGTTTGGGATTAATGCAGTTGTTGATGCCAAGAGAACTGCCAGGGGAGCCCCCGCTTCCCTTTATGATTCTGTTTCCaggctagaacaagatatgaaccAGAACTTGGAGAAGGCAGTGAATGAGAACAACCGCATCTATCTTATGAGAGTTCCAGCAGCCAAGTTGTTATCTCCCTTGCCATCAGCTTCACTTGTCCGGTCTGCTTCCAAGAGTGAGATCTTGGATGCAAAAGCAGAAACTGGCCTTCAGTCCTCATAA